In Pseudomonas rhizosphaerae, one DNA window encodes the following:
- a CDS encoding substrate-binding periplasmic protein yields the protein MGHLNRACGLLFTSVCGLLLCSALHGAAWAAHPRTFELYMAEAPPLTMAGEAGQQGILGDAARQAMVLAGYHTTVSVLPWLRAQRTVQQGQDMLIVPLSRTPDREASYTWIAPIMSMDRAFFSLDKRVDSFAEARRTYHRIAVGLGSAQERKLQDEGFDASQIYPLRIGENPAQMLLLGRVDAWFNGVPESQYIWRQVSERQLLMSPVLMTTDLYLACSKSCSPHMVLGLRKAVQTLHRDGSIKKLLERYLTAPL from the coding sequence ATGGGTCATCTGAACCGCGCTTGCGGATTACTGTTCACGTCGGTCTGCGGTCTGCTGCTGTGCAGCGCCCTGCACGGTGCCGCCTGGGCCGCGCATCCACGCACCTTCGAGTTGTACATGGCCGAGGCGCCACCGCTGACCATGGCTGGCGAGGCAGGTCAGCAAGGTATCCTCGGCGACGCCGCCCGGCAGGCGATGGTGCTGGCGGGTTATCACACCACTGTCAGTGTACTGCCCTGGCTCAGAGCGCAACGCACGGTGCAACAAGGGCAGGACATGCTCATCGTGCCGCTCTCACGCACCCCCGACAGGGAGGCGAGCTACACCTGGATCGCGCCGATCATGAGCATGGACCGGGCGTTCTTCAGCCTCGACAAGCGGGTCGACAGCTTCGCCGAGGCGCGTCGCACCTATCACCGGATCGCGGTGGGCCTGGGCAGTGCGCAAGAGCGCAAGCTGCAGGACGAAGGCTTCGACGCGTCGCAGATCTACCCGTTGCGCATTGGCGAGAACCCCGCGCAGATGCTGTTGTTGGGGCGCGTCGACGCCTGGTTCAATGGCGTGCCGGAGTCGCAGTACATCTGGCGCCAGGTGTCCGAGCGGCAGTTGTTGATGAGTCCGGTGTTGATGACCACGGACTTGTACCTGGCCTGTTCGAAGAGCTGTTCGCCGCACATGGTGCTGGGTTTGCGAAAGGCGGTGCAAACCTTGCACCGCGACGGTTCGATAAAGAAACTGTTGGAGCGTTACCTGACCGCCCCGCTTTGA
- a CDS encoding alpha/beta hydrolase: METEQSWSFDALQIEQAQRFNKTLARLPRFRIRNRVTPMLIQTLLRAGQLASSLKPARHGLAIEERLLPTIDARPVKVRIIRPPRPPKGLVLDFHGGGWVIGNAQMNDDLNIALVQACDVAVVSVDYRLAVSTPLQGLLDDCLAATRSVLGDGLPEFADLPVIVVGESAGGHLAAATLLQLKQWPALLKRVCGTLLYYGVFDLTGTPSVRDAGPDTLVLDGPGMVEAFRRLTPGLDDAQRRQSWLSPLYGDLAGLPPALMFVGELDPLRDDTVLLAERWGEVAAVELRRLPASPHGFIHFPTPMADRALVHSREWIVRLLAAQVAADPAG; the protein is encoded by the coding sequence GTGGAGACCGAGCAAAGCTGGTCGTTCGATGCACTGCAGATTGAGCAGGCGCAGCGTTTCAACAAGACCCTGGCGCGGCTGCCGCGCTTCCGTATCCGCAACCGTGTCACCCCCATGCTGATCCAGACCCTGCTGCGCGCCGGCCAGTTAGCCAGTTCGTTGAAACCTGCGCGGCATGGCCTGGCCATCGAAGAACGCCTGCTGCCTACCATCGACGCCCGGCCCGTGAAGGTACGCATCATCCGTCCGCCCCGGCCACCCAAGGGCCTGGTCCTGGATTTCCACGGCGGCGGCTGGGTCATCGGCAATGCGCAGATGAACGATGACCTCAATATCGCCCTGGTGCAGGCCTGTGACGTTGCGGTGGTGTCGGTCGACTACCGCCTGGCCGTCTCGACACCGCTGCAAGGCTTGCTCGACGACTGCCTGGCCGCCACCCGCAGCGTGCTGGGCGACGGCCTTCCCGAGTTCGCCGATCTGCCGGTGATCGTCGTCGGCGAGTCCGCCGGTGGGCATCTGGCCGCGGCCACCCTGTTGCAGCTCAAGCAATGGCCTGCGTTGCTGAAGCGCGTGTGCGGTACGTTGCTGTATTACGGCGTGTTCGACCTGACCGGCACCCCCAGCGTGCGCGATGCCGGCCCCGATACCCTGGTGCTGGACGGGCCGGGCATGGTCGAGGCGTTCCGTCGGCTCACACCCGGTTTGGACGACGCGCAGCGGCGCCAGTCCTGGCTGTCGCCGCTCTATGGCGACCTTGCGGGCTTGCCGCCGGCGCTGATGTTCGTCGGTGAACTGGACCCCTTGCGCGACGACACCGTGCTGCTGGCCGAGCGCTGGGGCGAAGTGGCCGCAGTGGAACTGCGCCGGTTGCCCGCATCGCCCCACGGTTTCATCCACTTTCCTACGCCCATGGCGGACAGGGCTCTGGTCCACAGCCGTGAGTGGATCGTCCGACTGTTGGCGGCACAGGTTGCTGCGGACCCTGCCGGTTGA
- a CDS encoding tRNA (adenine(22)-N(1))-methyltransferase, with protein sequence MNPLSLSHRLERVAAQVPVGAHLADIGSDHAYLPVALVLRGVIPQAVAGEVARTPFLAARRSVHDNGLEHCISVRQADGLAAIEVGDRITAVSLCGMGGETIRDILQAGRAQLSGCERLILQPNGGERPLRQWLMDNSYGIRHEEVLRENRFDYEIIVADTGEPVAYSPQELFFGPLQLRHRTPAFLAKWQRLLHLKRRTLERLAHARQSELDAKRLELAQHIQWIESLNPL encoded by the coding sequence GTGAATCCGCTCAGCTTGTCCCATCGTCTGGAGCGCGTGGCCGCCCAGGTCCCCGTCGGCGCGCATCTGGCCGATATCGGCTCGGATCATGCCTACCTGCCGGTAGCACTGGTGCTGCGTGGCGTCATCCCCCAGGCCGTTGCCGGTGAGGTCGCCCGCACGCCGTTCCTGGCGGCCCGGCGCAGCGTTCACGACAATGGCCTGGAGCATTGCATCAGCGTGCGGCAGGCCGACGGACTGGCGGCGATCGAGGTCGGCGACCGAATCACCGCGGTCAGCCTGTGCGGCATGGGTGGCGAAACCATTCGCGACATTCTGCAGGCGGGCAGGGCGCAGCTGAGTGGATGCGAGCGTCTGATCTTGCAACCCAATGGCGGCGAGCGGCCCTTGCGTCAATGGCTGATGGACAATAGCTATGGCATCCGGCATGAAGAAGTGCTGCGGGAAAACCGTTTCGATTACGAAATCATCGTCGCCGACACCGGTGAACCGGTGGCGTACAGCCCTCAGGAGTTGTTCTTCGGACCCTTGCAACTGCGCCACCGCACCCCGGCATTCCTGGCCAAATGGCAACGCCTGCTGCACCTCAAGCGACGCACCCTCGAACGCTTGGCCCACGCCCGCCAAAGCGAACTCGACGCCAAACGCCTCGAGCTGGCCCAACACATCCAATGGATCGAATCCCTGAACCCCCTGTAG
- a CDS encoding SDR family NAD(P)-dependent oxidoreductase: MALIPDLSGSASALICGASQGIGLALCEQLLQREDVAQVFAVSRQATTSAELAALAERHGPRLVRLDCDARDEQALQRLAGAVAADCAHLHLVISTLGILHQDGARPEKGLAQLDLSSLQASFATNAFAPVLLLKHLLPLLRKQPATFAALSARVGSIGDNRLGGWYSYRASKAALNQLLRTASIELKRLNPAATVLALHPGTTDTRLSQPFQGNVPAGKLFDPDFAARCLLELIGEHGPAQTGSFWAWDGQAIPW; the protein is encoded by the coding sequence ATGGCGTTGATACCCGATCTATCCGGCAGTGCGTCTGCGCTGATCTGTGGCGCCAGCCAAGGCATAGGCCTGGCGTTGTGCGAGCAGTTGTTGCAGCGTGAGGATGTCGCCCAGGTGTTTGCGGTTTCCCGGCAAGCCACGACCAGTGCCGAGCTGGCGGCGTTGGCTGAGCGCCATGGGCCTCGTCTGGTCAGACTCGATTGCGATGCGCGCGATGAACAGGCCCTGCAGCGGCTGGCCGGTGCGGTGGCGGCCGATTGCGCTCATCTGCATCTGGTGATCAGCACGCTGGGCATTCTGCATCAGGACGGCGCACGGCCGGAAAAAGGGCTGGCCCAGCTGGATCTGAGCAGTCTGCAGGCGAGCTTCGCCACTAATGCCTTCGCCCCGGTGCTGCTGCTCAAGCATCTGTTGCCCTTGTTGCGCAAACAGCCCGCTACCTTCGCCGCGCTGTCGGCCAGGGTCGGTTCGATCGGCGACAACCGCTTGGGGGGCTGGTACAGCTATCGCGCCAGCAAGGCGGCGCTCAACCAGCTGTTGCGCACGGCCAGCATCGAACTCAAGCGTTTGAATCCTGCGGCCACGGTGTTGGCCTTGCACCCAGGCACCACCGACACCCGACTCTCGCAGCCCTTCCAGGGCAATGTCCCGGCAGGAAAATTGTTCGACCCCGATTTCGCAGCGCGTTGCCTGCTTGAACTGATCGGCGAGCACGGACCGGCGCAAACCGGCAGCTTCTGGGCCTGGGATGGCCAAGCCATACCCTGGTGA
- a CDS encoding NUDIX hydrolase, translating into MAATIHIAAALLLNEQGQTLLVRKRGTRAFMQPGGKIESGEQPAQALVRELEEELGIAVDPAEARFLGTYTAVAANEPGHEVHCELFQIRTQAQVNPAAEIEEALWVDATTVGELELAPLTRDQILPLHFL; encoded by the coding sequence ATGGCCGCCACCATCCACATCGCTGCCGCACTGCTGCTCAACGAGCAAGGGCAAACGCTGCTGGTGCGCAAGCGCGGCACGCGCGCCTTCATGCAGCCAGGCGGCAAGATCGAATCGGGCGAGCAGCCTGCCCAGGCACTGGTTCGTGAGTTGGAGGAGGAGTTGGGCATCGCGGTGGATCCCGCCGAAGCCCGATTCCTGGGCACCTACACCGCCGTCGCGGCCAACGAGCCCGGCCATGAAGTGCATTGCGAGCTGTTTCAGATACGCACCCAGGCCCAGGTCAACCCCGCCGCAGAAATCGAAGAAGCGCTGTGGGTCGATGCCACAACGGTCGGCGAACTCGAATTGGCACCGCTGACCCGCGACCAGATACTGCCGCTGCATTTTCTTTGA
- a CDS encoding DUF2986 domain-containing protein, producing MNRRKKIKQLLQAHAKKASAKLAPQSKDRYISKADRARLALEADTASAAVDQD from the coding sequence ATGAATCGCCGCAAGAAGATCAAACAGCTGTTGCAAGCACACGCCAAGAAAGCCAGCGCCAAGCTGGCGCCGCAGAGCAAGGACCGTTACATCAGCAAGGCTGACCGGGCGCGACTGGCGCTCGAGGCCGATACTGCGAGCGCCGCTGTCGATCAGGACTGA
- a CDS encoding TonB-dependent siderophore receptor — protein MATMAPALAADSTPTQGQVPGVIELGASEITSNAFQLGSYTEGSQSYTTGSMATATKLPLSLRETPQAVTVITRQRMDDQAMTSINDAVRATPGLFLSYANGPGRQAYTARGFDIDNLMYDGIPSGYSGVTIGAQPNLAMFDRVEVVRGATGLVTGAGNPSAAINLVRKRPLAEQKVTLTGAAGSHDDYRGEIDASSPLNPAGTLRGRVVASYRDANSFIDGVEEDHGLFYAVTEADLSEDTLLTVGFSHQKDKTNYFWGSSMIGQDGHHLDLPRSYNPGTKWENKDQEINTVFAEVRQRLANDWNLQVNANYAEQNGLFSGSYQSRWFENTLARTVYQSAHDENQAGLDAFVSGPFQALGRTHELVVGASRRIYDMTTHNYDPYDTNWPINAGKPNFTHTDNDREVTTQDGVYMTTRLSLADPLKLILGGRLDWYDYDNRDGEGDYKVTRNVTRYAGLIFDLDDHHSLYASYSDIFTPQSAQDTSGTPVRPIQGKNYEIGIKGEYFDGALNASLALFRVDQENRAVQIFVENCPQLSCYEASGEVRSQGIDFELQGALTENWQVGGGYTYARVHTLKDSANPQNENQRFDTDIPEHLFKVTTTYRFQGPLEKLRVGGTFSWQSRLYNDIDLTDGSRYRLEQGGYAVTDLMAGYQVNRNLDLQVNANNVFDRKYYNSIANSASYGGDSYGDPRNLMLTAKYSF, from the coding sequence ATGGCCACGATGGCCCCAGCCCTGGCCGCCGACAGCACCCCAACCCAGGGCCAGGTGCCTGGGGTCATCGAACTGGGTGCCAGCGAGATCACCTCGAACGCATTCCAGTTGGGCAGCTACACCGAGGGCTCCCAGTCCTACACCACCGGCAGCATGGCAACGGCCACCAAGCTGCCACTGAGCCTGCGCGAAACGCCCCAGGCAGTGACCGTGATCACCCGCCAGCGCATGGACGACCAGGCCATGACCAGCATCAACGATGCGGTGCGCGCCACCCCTGGCCTGTTCCTCAGCTATGCCAACGGCCCCGGTCGCCAGGCCTATACGGCACGCGGTTTCGACATCGACAACCTGATGTACGACGGTATCCCCAGCGGCTACTCGGGCGTCACCATCGGCGCCCAGCCCAACCTGGCGATGTTCGATCGGGTCGAAGTCGTGCGTGGTGCGACGGGCCTGGTCACCGGTGCCGGCAACCCCTCGGCGGCCATCAACCTGGTGCGCAAACGCCCGCTCGCCGAGCAGAAGGTCACCCTCACCGGCGCCGCCGGCAGCCACGACGACTACCGTGGCGAGATCGACGCTTCCAGCCCGCTCAACCCGGCGGGTACCCTGCGCGGCCGGGTAGTGGCGTCCTACCGCGATGCCAACAGCTTCATCGATGGCGTGGAAGAGGACCATGGCCTGTTCTACGCGGTGACCGAAGCGGACCTGAGCGAAGACACCCTGCTGACCGTGGGTTTTTCTCACCAGAAGGACAAGACCAATTACTTCTGGGGTTCATCGATGATCGGCCAGGACGGTCATCACCTGGACCTGCCCCGCTCGTACAACCCGGGCACCAAATGGGAGAACAAGGACCAGGAAATCAACACCGTGTTCGCGGAAGTACGCCAGCGCCTGGCCAACGACTGGAACCTGCAGGTCAACGCCAACTATGCCGAGCAGAACGGCTTGTTCTCGGGCTCTTATCAATCGCGCTGGTTCGAAAATACCCTGGCACGTACCGTGTACCAGTCGGCACACGATGAAAACCAGGCTGGCCTTGATGCCTTCGTCAGCGGGCCGTTCCAGGCGTTGGGACGTACTCACGAACTGGTGGTCGGCGCCAGCAGGCGCATCTACGACATGACCACGCACAACTACGATCCCTACGACACCAACTGGCCGATCAACGCCGGCAAGCCGAACTTCACCCACACCGACAACGACCGCGAAGTCACCACCCAGGATGGCGTGTACATGACCACGCGCTTGAGCCTGGCCGATCCGCTGAAGCTGATTCTCGGTGGCCGCCTGGACTGGTACGACTATGACAACCGCGATGGCGAAGGCGATTACAAGGTCACGCGCAATGTCACCCGTTACGCCGGGCTGATCTTTGATCTGGACGACCACCATTCGCTGTACGCCAGCTACAGCGACATCTTCACCCCGCAGAGTGCCCAGGACACCAGCGGCACGCCAGTCAGGCCGATCCAGGGCAAGAACTACGAGATCGGCATCAAGGGCGAGTACTTCGATGGCGCGCTGAATGCCAGCCTGGCGCTGTTCCGGGTCGATCAGGAAAACCGCGCCGTGCAGATCTTCGTCGAGAACTGCCCGCAGCTCAGCTGCTACGAAGCGTCCGGTGAAGTGCGCAGCCAGGGCATCGATTTCGAGCTGCAGGGGGCTTTGACCGAGAATTGGCAGGTGGGCGGTGGCTACACCTACGCACGGGTGCACACGCTCAAGGACAGCGCCAACCCGCAGAACGAGAACCAGCGCTTCGACACCGACATTCCCGAGCACCTGTTCAAGGTCACCACCACCTACCGCTTCCAGGGCCCGCTGGAGAAGCTGCGCGTGGGCGGCACCTTTTCCTGGCAGAGCCGCCTGTACAACGACATCGACCTGACCGATGGCAGCCGCTACCGCCTGGAACAGGGCGGCTATGCCGTGACCGACTTGATGGCCGGCTATCAGGTCAACCGCAACCTGGACCTGCAGGTCAACGCCAACAACGTGTTCGACCGCAAGTACTATAACTCCATCGCCAACTCGGCGAGTTATGGCGGCGACAGCTATGGCGATCCGCGCAACCTGATGCTGACGGCCAAGTACAGCTTCTGA
- a CDS encoding Na/Pi cotransporter family protein, protein MEIDIFKDLLVPVIGGLGIFMLGLEFMSDGINNLAANRMRAWLAKLAGTPAKGLAAGTVITGVLQSSTAMTVMVVGLVNAGVVGLRPAISVIMGANIGTTLGNGLIAMPLGPLGLIFAGLFALVYVFSKNEKTRHLAIAIIGFSLIFYGLNLLTGGLKPLRELPEVMSVISGLRADSYTGLAICVLTAAGITAMIHSSSATIGIVMGLGAAGILDWQTAVAFSLGADLGTTVTSWLASLNLSKNAKRAAYAHIAFNFIGVAVMFPLFFLSMDILQGAMGLFGMDVARSETVDGKESFPLVPVAVGLYSIGFNIFNTALMFPFIGVFDRVLSRIGASRSDEEDYAVPRHLDRAALANVNTGVAAVSQELTRYSQGMGLLLHAARGQSQALKNAVEHEHALDTLSQEIRGYTAQMFKNDVTARQTNLLASLIEEEDFSASLTRTLSQIARRIERQVFCANARKIVDAILDIVEPAVRNGPQGTYLPNAHAKDLLALRERCLQSEQKLGWDERGAILALLGSAERALNLVQRIAEERLSVSRELDQGDPASAADHAPSGVLAKPL, encoded by the coding sequence ATGGAAATCGATATCTTCAAAGATCTGCTGGTCCCCGTCATCGGCGGCCTGGGCATCTTCATGCTCGGTCTGGAGTTCATGTCCGATGGCATCAACAACCTCGCCGCCAACCGCATGCGGGCCTGGCTTGCGAAGCTGGCAGGTACGCCGGCGAAAGGGCTGGCCGCCGGGACCGTCATCACCGGCGTGCTGCAATCCAGCACGGCGATGACCGTCATGGTGGTCGGACTGGTCAACGCCGGGGTGGTGGGTCTGCGACCCGCGATCAGCGTGATCATGGGCGCCAACATCGGCACCACCCTGGGCAACGGCTTGATCGCCATGCCGCTGGGTCCGCTGGGGCTGATCTTTGCCGGGCTGTTCGCCCTGGTCTATGTCTTCAGCAAAAACGAAAAGACCCGCCATCTGGCCATTGCCATCATCGGTTTCTCGCTGATCTTCTATGGCCTGAACCTGTTGACCGGCGGGCTCAAGCCCCTGCGCGAACTGCCGGAAGTGATGTCGGTCATCTCCGGATTGCGCGCCGACAGCTACACCGGCCTGGCCATCTGCGTACTGACCGCCGCCGGCATCACCGCCATGATCCACTCTTCATCCGCGACGATCGGCATCGTCATGGGCCTGGGGGCGGCTGGCATTCTGGACTGGCAAACCGCCGTGGCGTTCTCCCTAGGCGCCGACCTGGGCACCACCGTTACCTCATGGCTGGCCTCGCTCAACCTGTCGAAGAACGCCAAGCGCGCGGCCTATGCTCACATCGCCTTCAACTTCATCGGCGTTGCCGTGATGTTTCCGCTGTTCTTCTTGTCCATGGACATCCTGCAAGGCGCCATGGGCCTGTTCGGCATGGACGTGGCCCGCTCGGAAACCGTCGACGGCAAGGAAAGCTTCCCACTGGTGCCCGTGGCGGTGGGGCTTTATTCCATCGGCTTCAACATCTTCAACACGGCGTTGATGTTCCCCTTCATCGGCGTGTTCGACCGCGTGCTTTCGCGTATCGGCGCCAGCCGCAGCGACGAGGAAGACTACGCCGTGCCGCGCCATCTCGACCGCGCTGCACTGGCCAACGTCAACACCGGCGTGGCCGCCGTCAGCCAGGAACTGACCCGCTACAGCCAGGGCATGGGCCTGCTGCTGCACGCGGCGCGTGGGCAGTCCCAGGCGCTGAAGAACGCCGTGGAACACGAGCACGCGCTGGACACCCTGAGCCAGGAGATTCGCGGCTACACCGCGCAGATGTTCAAGAACGATGTCACGGCGCGGCAGACCAACCTGCTCGCCAGCCTCATCGAGGAAGAGGACTTCAGCGCGAGCCTGACCCGGACCCTGTCGCAGATCGCACGCCGCATCGAGCGTCAGGTGTTCTGCGCCAATGCCCGCAAGATCGTCGACGCCATTCTCGATATCGTCGAGCCGGCCGTGCGCAACGGGCCGCAGGGTACGTACCTGCCGAACGCCCATGCCAAGGATCTGCTGGCCCTGCGCGAACGCTGCCTGCAAAGCGAGCAAAAGCTGGGCTGGGACGAACGTGGCGCGATCCTGGCGTTGCTGGGCAGTGCCGAGCGCGCGCTGAATCTGGTTCAGCGCATCGCCGAGGAACGTCTTTCGGTGTCACGCGAGCTGGACCAGGGCGACCCAGCCTCGGCGGCCGACCACGCCCCGTCAGGGGTGTTGGCCAAACCGTTGTAG
- a CDS encoding MFS transporter: MTTRSKLPPTVYLLGLTIFSLVTAEFMVAGMMPALAAAFSVSLAQVGNLIALYALGMALGGPPVTVLLLSRGISNQRALVGLLAVYVLAGALAAAAPTYTVLAVARIVMGVSSAACIGLCMTLCAGLVSLQDRGRAISVVLAGLMLSPVAGVPATAWVEHHYGWRASAWLVVALASLCTVLVATRLPRAEAGDEPSLGSQWISLKNRSLWGAYITSGLIIGATFAAFSYCTPILIEEVGVAPAQVAPLLALYGVANVLGNMVVGRIADRHTFAALGWGLALLVLALGGFALAGQIFWLNLACFLTVGLTGVALNPAMVARVMKAAEPGALVNTLHTSVITAGLAVGSWAGGAVIDAGLGLRAPLWLGAGMALLGLLSLLRPWYNATAPAAAAR, from the coding sequence ATGACCACCCGTTCCAAGCTTCCGCCGACCGTCTACCTGCTCGGTTTGACGATTTTCTCGCTGGTGACCGCCGAGTTCATGGTGGCCGGGATGATGCCGGCGCTGGCCGCCGCGTTTTCCGTGAGCCTGGCCCAGGTCGGCAACCTGATTGCCCTGTATGCGCTGGGCATGGCCCTGGGCGGGCCACCGGTCACGGTGCTGCTGCTGTCGCGTGGGATCAGCAATCAGCGGGCGCTGGTCGGGCTGCTGGCGGTGTACGTGCTGGCCGGCGCGCTGGCCGCCGCGGCGCCGACCTATACGGTGCTGGCCGTGGCACGCATCGTCATGGGCGTGTCCAGCGCCGCCTGTATCGGCCTGTGCATGACCCTGTGCGCGGGGCTGGTGAGCCTGCAGGACCGTGGCCGGGCCATTTCGGTGGTGCTGGCCGGGCTGATGCTGTCGCCCGTGGCCGGCGTGCCGGCGACCGCCTGGGTCGAACATCACTATGGCTGGCGGGCCAGTGCCTGGCTGGTGGTGGCCCTGGCCTCGCTGTGCACGGTGCTGGTCGCCACGCGCCTGCCGCGCGCCGAGGCCGGGGACGAGCCCTCGCTGGGCAGCCAGTGGATCAGCCTGAAGAATCGCAGCCTCTGGGGCGCCTACATCACCAGCGGCCTGATTATCGGCGCAACCTTCGCTGCGTTCAGCTACTGCACGCCGATCCTGATCGAGGAAGTCGGTGTGGCTCCCGCCCAGGTCGCGCCGCTGCTGGCGCTGTACGGCGTGGCCAACGTGCTGGGCAACATGGTGGTGGGCCGAATCGCCGATCGGCATACCTTCGCCGCCCTCGGTTGGGGTCTGGCCCTGCTGGTGCTGGCCCTGGGCGGATTCGCCCTCGCCGGCCAGATATTCTGGCTGAACCTGGCCTGTTTCCTCACCGTTGGCCTGACCGGGGTGGCGCTGAATCCGGCCATGGTCGCGCGGGTGATGAAGGCCGCCGAGCCCGGCGCGCTGGTCAACACCCTGCACACCTCGGTGATCACCGCCGGCCTGGCGGTGGGCAGTTGGGCCGGTGGTGCAGTGATCGATGCCGGCCTGGGGTTGCGCGCCCCGTTGTGGCTGGGCGCCGGCATGGCGCTGCTGGGCCTGCTCAGTCTGCTGCGGCCCTGGTACAACGCCACGGCCCCGGCCGCCGCCGCCCGCTAG
- a CDS encoding aminotransferase class V-fold PLP-dependent enzyme: MPCVTQSPAELAMDETFWTDVAARYPRDDGPINLDGGYFGRMSQGVVSAYEDAIRQVNRSNSVHVRQHFDKHEADAIRQQLAELMGVPAGELTFARSASEALYSLIRNYKHLQPGDQVLISDLDYGSVQGAFDWLQQARGVELVRLVHEHPASYEGLLQTYRRAFATHPRLKLMALTHVTHRTGLVMPIKVIAAEARAHGIDVILDGAHSLGQMEVDLDDLGIELAGFNLQKWIGAPLSLGVIHVRRERLADFSPDMGNPSYPADDIRCLTPYGTPNVPALMSLPTVFAEHQALGGWPVKGARLRYLRDLWLTPARTLPGIEVLTPDDPRLSCCIASFRFRGVEDQQGKIDQLLAQFDIFTVARDGSACGPCIRVTPGINTTPADMHALVEALTVMSR; this comes from the coding sequence ATGCCCTGCGTAACGCAAAGCCCCGCCGAATTGGCCATGGATGAAACCTTCTGGACGGACGTTGCTGCACGCTACCCACGCGACGACGGACCGATCAATCTCGACGGCGGCTATTTCGGTCGCATGAGCCAAGGCGTGGTAAGCGCCTATGAAGACGCGATCCGTCAGGTCAACCGCAGCAACTCGGTGCACGTGCGCCAGCACTTCGACAAGCATGAGGCCGATGCCATCCGCCAGCAGCTCGCCGAGCTGATGGGCGTGCCCGCAGGCGAACTGACCTTCGCCCGCAGCGCGTCCGAAGCCTTGTACTCCCTCATACGCAACTACAAGCACCTGCAGCCTGGCGATCAAGTGTTGATCAGCGACCTGGACTACGGCTCGGTGCAGGGTGCCTTCGACTGGCTGCAGCAGGCACGCGGTGTCGAGCTGGTGCGTCTGGTCCACGAGCACCCTGCCAGCTATGAGGGTTTGCTGCAGACCTACCGCCGGGCCTTCGCCACTCATCCGCGGCTCAAGCTCATGGCCTTGACCCACGTCACCCACCGTACCGGGCTGGTCATGCCGATCAAGGTCATTGCTGCCGAGGCCCGTGCCCACGGCATCGACGTGATTCTGGACGGCGCCCATTCGCTAGGTCAGATGGAGGTCGATCTGGACGACCTGGGCATCGAGCTGGCCGGTTTCAACCTGCAGAAGTGGATCGGCGCGCCGCTCAGCCTGGGGGTCATCCACGTTCGCCGCGAGCGCCTCGCCGATTTCTCGCCGGACATGGGCAACCCCAGCTACCCGGCCGACGACATCCGCTGCCTGACGCCCTATGGCACGCCCAACGTGCCAGCGCTGATGAGCCTGCCCACGGTGTTTGCCGAGCACCAGGCGCTGGGCGGCTGGCCAGTGAAAGGCGCACGCCTGCGTTACCTGCGCGACCTGTGGCTGACGCCTGCACGAACGTTGCCGGGTATCGAAGTGCTCACGCCCGACGATCCGCGGCTGTCCTGCTGCATTGCGTCGTTCCGCTTTCGTGGCGTAGAGGACCAGCAAGGCAAGATCGACCAGCTGCTTGCCCAGTTCGATATTTTCACGGTGGCCCGCGACGGCTCGGCCTGCGGGCCGTGCATTCGGGTGACACCAGGAATCAACACCACGCCCGCCGACATGCATGCCCTGGTCGAGGCCTTGACGGTGATGAGTCGCTAA